The following proteins come from a genomic window of Elusimicrobiota bacterium:
- a CDS encoding O-acetylhomoserine aminocarboxypropyltransferase/cysteine synthase: MTQFDAKLKPETIALHGGQESDPTTGSRAVPIYQTTSYQFKSTDHAAALFGLREFGNIYTRLMNPTTDVLEKRIAALDGGVGALAVASGQSAITLAILNIAQAGDEIVSADNLYGGTYNLFHYTLPKFGVNVKFVKSNDLDAFRKAVTPKTKAFYAESIGNPKLDVADLEGIAKVAHDAGVPFLLDNTVSPYLLRPFDHGVDIAVYSATKFIGGHGTSIGGLIVDSGKFNWTNGKFPLIADPDPSYHGVNFVEALKPIGNIAYIIKARVILLRDVGPAMSPFNAFQFLQGFETLHLRMPRHSENALAVATFLKKHPKVSWVNYPGLADSPEQARVKKYLPKGAGAILGFGIKGGQEAGVKFINGLKLLSHVANVGDAKSLAIHPATTTHSQLSAEEQKATGVTPDFVRLSIGIEHIDDILADIDQALKGA; encoded by the coding sequence ATGACACAGTTCGACGCGAAGTTGAAACCCGAAACCATTGCCCTGCACGGCGGCCAAGAGTCGGACCCGACCACCGGGTCCCGGGCGGTGCCGATCTACCAAACCACCAGCTACCAGTTTAAAAGCACCGACCACGCGGCCGCCCTGTTCGGCCTGCGGGAGTTCGGCAACATCTACACCCGACTCATGAACCCCACCACCGACGTTCTGGAAAAACGGATCGCCGCCCTGGACGGCGGTGTCGGGGCGCTGGCGGTGGCCAGCGGCCAGTCGGCCATCACCCTGGCGATCTTGAACATCGCCCAGGCGGGCGACGAGATCGTCTCCGCCGACAACCTATACGGGGGCACCTACAACCTGTTCCACTACACCCTGCCCAAGTTCGGGGTCAATGTGAAGTTCGTAAAGTCCAACGACCTCGACGCTTTCCGCAAAGCCGTCACCCCCAAAACCAAGGCGTTCTACGCCGAATCCATTGGCAACCCGAAGCTGGATGTGGCCGATTTGGAAGGCATCGCGAAGGTGGCCCACGACGCGGGGGTTCCGTTCCTCCTCGATAATACCGTCTCGCCCTACCTCCTGCGTCCCTTCGATCACGGGGTCGACATCGCCGTCTATTCGGCCACCAAATTCATCGGCGGACACGGCACCTCCATCGGCGGGCTGATTGTGGACTCCGGCAAATTCAACTGGACCAACGGCAAGTTCCCCCTCATCGCCGACCCGGACCCGTCCTACCACGGCGTCAACTTCGTGGAGGCGTTGAAACCCATCGGCAACATCGCCTACATCATCAAAGCGCGGGTGATACTCTTGCGCGACGTGGGTCCGGCGATGTCGCCCTTCAACGCCTTCCAGTTTCTGCAGGGGTTTGAGACCTTGCACCTGCGCATGCCGCGCCATTCGGAAAACGCCTTGGCCGTGGCCACGTTCCTGAAAAAGCACCCCAAAGTCAGCTGGGTCAACTACCCCGGTTTGGCCGACAGCCCCGAACAGGCGCGGGTCAAAAAGTATTTGCCCAAGGGCGCCGGCGCCATCCTGGGTTTCGGTATCAAAGGGGGCCAAGAGGCGGGGGTGAAGTTCATTAACGGGCTCAAGCTCTTGTCCCATGTGGCCAACGTCGGCGACGCCAAATCCCTCGCCATCCACCCCGCCACCACGACCCATTCCCAGCTGTCCGCCGAAGAGCAAAAAGCCACCGGCGTGACGCCGGACTTCGTGCGCCTTTCCATCGGCATCGAGCACATCGACGACATCCTGGCGGACATCGACCAGGCTTTGAAGGGAGCTTAA
- a CDS encoding homoserine O-acetyltransferase: MSDPAPVSALGVVETRTFTFGERDPLVLASGQTLGPVTLAYETYGALSPDKSNAVLLLHALTGDAHAAGLHAGEPRPGWWDPLVGPGKAFDTDKYFVVCSNVIGGCRGSTGPGAASAALGGKPYGITFPVITIADMVEAQRRLMDHLGVPAWLAVSGGSMGGMQALQWAASYPDRVRSVIPIATTLKHSPQQIAFDEVGRQAVMADPDWLGGNYYDHGQPERGLAVARMIGHITYMSDQSMEEKFSRRLKNEGFKFSFDAEFEVEGYLRYRGANFVRRFDANSYLYVTRAMDYFDLSGEKLFKPGAPVPRYLVISFKSDWLYPSYQSRDIVAAVRAHRGDVTYVEVHSTYGHDAFLVEYDEQTRLIKSFLAKTREGA, encoded by the coding sequence ATGTCAGACCCCGCGCCGGTATCGGCGTTGGGCGTGGTGGAAACCCGAACGTTCACGTTCGGGGAAAGGGACCCCCTGGTCCTGGCCTCGGGCCAAACCCTGGGCCCGGTGACCCTGGCCTACGAAACCTACGGCGCGCTATCGCCGGACAAATCGAACGCGGTGCTCCTGCTCCACGCGCTCACGGGGGACGCCCACGCGGCGGGCCTGCACGCGGGCGAACCCCGCCCCGGCTGGTGGGACCCCCTGGTCGGGCCCGGCAAGGCCTTCGACACCGACAAGTATTTCGTGGTCTGCTCCAACGTCATCGGCGGCTGTCGCGGCTCGACCGGTCCCGGGGCGGCGTCCGCCGCTTTAGGAGGAAAACCTTACGGAATAACCTTCCCCGTCATCACCATCGCCGACATGGTGGAGGCCCAGCGACGGCTCATGGACCACCTCGGCGTCCCCGCCTGGCTCGCGGTGTCGGGCGGGTCCATGGGCGGTATGCAGGCCTTGCAGTGGGCGGCGTCCTACCCCGACCGGGTGCGGAGCGTCATCCCCATCGCGACCACGCTCAAACACTCGCCCCAACAAATCGCTTTCGATGAAGTGGGGCGCCAAGCCGTCATGGCCGACCCGGATTGGCTGGGGGGCAATTACTACGACCACGGCCAGCCCGAACGCGGCCTCGCCGTCGCCCGCATGATCGGCCACATCACCTACATGTCCGACCAATCCATGGAAGAGAAATTTTCACGCCGCCTCAAAAACGAGGGGTTTAAATTTTCTTTCGACGCCGAGTTCGAGGTCGAAGGCTACCTCCGCTACCGTGGGGCCAACTTCGTTCGCCGTTTCGACGCCAACAGCTATTTGTACGTCACCCGCGCCATGGACTATTTCGATCTCTCGGGCGAAAAGCTGTTCAAGCCCGGCGCGCCGGTGCCGCGCTATTTGGTGATCTCCTTCAAATCGGACTGGCTCTACCCGTCCTACCAATCCCGGGACATCGTCGCCGCTGTGCGGGCGCACCGGGGGGACGTCACCTACGTGGAAGTCCATTCCACCTACGGCCACGACGCCTTCCTGGTGGAATACGACGAGCAAACGCGCCTCATCAAATCCTTTCTGGCCAAAACCCGGGAG